The Henckelia pumila isolate YLH828 chromosome 2, ASM3356847v2, whole genome shotgun sequence genome includes a window with the following:
- the LOC140882104 gene encoding acyl carrier protein 1, mitochondrial-like — MASALKSTILRHVRVPIGGTLYVNCSRLTAIRSMSSHGDDHLDKQQVVDRVLDIVKSFPKVDPSKVTPDVHFQKDLGLDSLDTVEIVMAIEEEFKLEIPDKEADKIDSCSLAIEYVYNHPMAS, encoded by the exons ATGGCGTCGGCGTTGAAATCCACCATTCTCCGCCACGTTAGGGTCCCCATCGGCGGAACCCTATACGTGAACTGCTCCAGACTGACGGCCATTCGCTCGATGTCGTCTCACGGTGATGATCACCTCGACAAGCAACAAGTGGTGGATCGAGTGCTCGACATCGTGAAGAGCTTCCCCAAAGTCGATCCCTCCAAG GTGACTCCTGATGTTCATTTTCAGAAAGATCTGGGATTGGATAGCTTAGACACTGTCGAGATTGTAATGGCCATTGAGGAAGAGTTCAAGCTTGAAATTCCTGACAAGGAAGCTGATAAAATCGACTCCTGCTCTCTTGCAATCGAATATGTTTACAACCATCCAATGGCTAGCTGA